CCGGCTGGGTGATCACGCGCCATGCCTACGCCGCGAAAAATACCATCGTGAGCGTGAAAGTCGTGCAGCCGAACAACGATGGCGATCTCGGCATCAGCCCGACCTTCAATCTCGCGTCAAAATACGGGGTGTACGATCAGCCAAATTGGTATCGCTTTTATGTTTATCGCAACAGCAACAGCGGGCCGTACCGCTTATTCGTGCAATGGAAAAAGAGCAGCGTCGAAGACGGCTTGGATGTGACCGGCAGCCTCGTGATCAATGGCGCGGTTTATTTGCGCCTGCGGTTTGATGAAACGAACATTCATTTCGAGGCCTCACTCGACGGCGTGAATTGGACCGACACTTACACCGAAGCGTTCGGCCTGCCCGGCTATACCCTTGATTCCAATTTCTATTATGAGCTGGCGGCGTACAACACGCCGGCCAAAGGGGTGTTGACGGTTGACGACTTCGCCATCATGAATACCTCATCAACGCAAGACACCCAACCGCCACAGATCAGCGGGGTGGCGACGCAAAACATCACCAACGTCAACGCGCAGATCATCTGGCAAACCAATGAAGCCAGCGACTCGCAAGTGGAGTACGGTTTGACGGCAAGTTACGGCTCTTCTTCGCCACTCGATCCGGCGCTGGTGAATTCGCATAGCGTGACGCTGGCGAATTTGCAGCCGAACACCACCTATCACTATCGCGTCAAATCCAAAGACGCGGCGGGCAATCTTTCCACCAGCGGTGATTTCACTTTCACGACGTTACCGGCGGATGTTACCCCACCGGAGATCACCAACGTTGCCGCGAATAACATCTCGGCTTCAACCGCGACGATCAATTGGAACACCAACGAAGCCAGCGACTCGCAAGTTGAATACGGCTTGACCACCGGCTACGGTTCATCGTCGCCGCTTGATGCGACGCTGGTGACTTCGCATAGCGTCACGTTATCAAATTTGCAGCCGAATACGACGTATCATTACCGCGTCAAATCAAAGGACGCCGCCGGCAATCTGGCGACGAGCAATGATTTCACCTTTACAACCGGCTTTACGACCACACTCTTTGCCGATGATTTTAATGCCGCCACAATTGACACCAACAAATGGAACAAAGGCACCAACGCGGGCAATCAATCTCTGGTGGCGAGCAGCCGGCTGGAATTGCGCTCGCAAGGCTCGGAAACCGGCTGGGTGATCACGCGCCATGCCTACGCCGCGAAAAATACCATCGTGAGCGTGAAAGTCGTGCAGCCGAACAACGATGGCGATCTCGGCATCAGTCCGACCTTCAACTTGGCTTCACGATACGGCCTGTACGATCAGCCAAATTGGTATCGCTTTTATGTTTATCGCAACAGCAGCAGCGGGCCGTACCGCTTATTCGTGCAATGGAAAAAGAGCAGCGTCGAAGACGGCTTGGATGTGACAGGCAGCCTCGTGATCAATGGCGCGGTTTATTTGCGCCTGCGGTTTGATGAAACGAACATTCACTTCGAGGCCTCACTCGACGGCGTGAATTGGACCGACACTTACACCGAAGCGTTCGGCCTGCCGGGCCATACCCTTGATTCCAATTTCTATTATGAGCTGGCGGCATACAATACCTCTTCCAAAGGCGTGTTGGCCGTTGACGATTTTGCCATCAACACCAGTGCTTCAACACCGGACACCCAGCCACCGCAGATCAGCGGCGTGGCGGCGCAAAATATTACGACAACCGGCGCGCAAATCGTCTGGCAAACCAATGAAGCCAGCGACTCGCAAGTGGAGTACGGTTTGACGGCAAGTTACGGCTCTTCTTCGCCACTCGATCCGGCGCTGGTGAATTCGCATAGCGTGACGCTGGCGAATTTGCAGCCGAACACCACCTATCACTATCGCGTCAAATCCAAAGACGCGGCGGGCAATCTTTCCACCAGCGGTGATTTCACTTTCACGACGTTACCGGCGGATGTTACCCCACCGGAGATCACCAACGTTGCCGCGAATAACATCTCGGCTTCAACCGCGACGATCAATTGGAACACCAACGAAGCCAGCGACTCGCAAGTTGAATACGGCTTGACCACCGGCTACGGTTCATCGTCGCCGCTTGATGCGACGCTGGTGACTTCGCATAGCGTCACGTTATCAAATTTGCAGCCGAATACGACGTATCATTACCGCGTCAAATCAAAGGACGCCGCCGGCAATCTGGCGACGAGCAATGATTTCACCTTTACAACCGGCTTTACGACCACACTCTTTGCCGATGATTTTAATGCCGCCACAATTGACACCAACAAATGGAACAAAGGCACCAACGCGGGCAATCAATCTCTGGTGGCGAGCAGCCGGCTGGAATTGCGCTCGCAAGGCTCGGAAACCGGCTGGGTGATCACGCGCCATGCCTACGCCGCGAAAAATACCATCGTGAGCGTGAAAGTCGTGCAGCCGAACAACGATGGCGATCTCGGCATCAGTCCGACCTTCAACTTGGCTTCACGATACGGCCTGTACGATCAGCCAAATTGGTATCGCTTTTATGTTTATCGCAACAGCAGCAGCGGGCCGTACCGCTTATTCGTGCAATGGAAAAAGAGCAGCGTCGAAGACGGCTTGGATGTGACAGGCAGCCTCGTGATCAATGGCGCGGTTTATTTGCGCCTGCGGTTTGATGAAACGAACATTCACTTCGAGGCCTCACTCGACGGCGTGAATTGGACCGACACTTACACCGAAGCGTTCGGCCTGCCGGGCCATACCCTTGATTCCAATTTCTATTATGAGCTGGCGGCATACAATACCTCTTCCAAAGGCGTGTTGGCCGTTGACGATTTTGCCATCAACACCAGTGCTTCAACACCGGACACCCAGCCGCCGCAGATCAGCGGGGTGACGGCGCAAAATATTACGACAACCGGCGCGCAAATCTTTTGGCAAACCGACGAAGCCAGCGACTCGCAAGTCGAGTACGGGTTGACGGCCGGCTACGGTTCTTCGTCTCCGCTCGATGCAGCGCTGGTCACCTCACACACGGTGACGCTTTCCGGTTTGCAGCCGAACACCACCTATCACTACCGCGTCAAATCCAAAGATGCCGCCGGCAATCTTGCGGTTTCAGGCAATTTTACTTTTGCCACCGCGCCGGCAACCGTTGTGAATTTAAATTCTCCCAACGGCGGGGAATGGTGGTTTGCCGGGACGAATCAGCAAATTACTTGGAGCGGGTCCAGCTCGATTACGAATGTGAAGCTGGAATTTTCACACAATGCCGGCGCGACTTGGCGCACGATCGCGACGAGCGCGCCCAACAACGGCTCGTACAATTGGCAAGCGCCGGATACGGTGTCGAATACCTGCCTGATTCGGGTTTCCGATGCTGCCAACGCGAACGTCGCCGATGTGAGTGATGGAACGTTTTTCATCGCGCCCAGCGCCCTGGTCAATTTCACGCCTTCTCCGAGCAATCCCGTGCTGGATCCTGGCCCGCCGGGCAGTTGGGACGAAAATATTCGCGAGCGCGGCTGGGTCATGTATGAAAACGGCGTGTATTATATGTGGTATGGCGGCTGGCAAGGCGCCTACGATCTTTCGGTTCCCCAGCTTCTCAAATTAGGTTACGCCTCATCCACCGACGGCATCAACTGGACGAAACACGCCGGCAATCCGGTTCACAGCCAGGATTGGACCGAGGACGTGGTGGTCGTCAAAGACGGCAACACGTATTATCTTTACGCCGAAAATGAATATACCGGCGACGGTGACGGCGCGTTGATCGATCTTTATACCTCGACCGACAGAATTAATTGGACGCGCTATGGGACGGTTCTTCGTCCCAGCGGTAGTGGCTGGGAAGCGGGCGATGTGGGAACGCCGACGGTGTGGAAGGAAGGCGATACCTGGTACATGCTGTACGAGGGATTAGGCGCCGGCTTTGCCGGTCAAGTGGGTTTGGCAACTTCGAGCGACGGCAAAAACTGGACACGATACGCCAATAATCCGGTGCTTTCCCACGCGAATGCGAGCCGGGATATTGCCATCGACAGCATCATCAAAATCAACGGGGTTTATTACGCGTATGGCCATTACGACTCCGGCGGGCACGACTGGGTGGGCGGCCTGTTTACCTCGACGAATCTTACGGCGTGGAGCGCTTACCCCGGCAACCCGATTGTCTACAACTCGCCGGTGATCGTCGATGCCGGCGTCCAATATCGCTTGTACGGGCTGACTTCCAGCTCGGTGGCGCCGTATCATGTGGCGCTTTCACCAATTACCAATGACCTCACCCCGCCGCTGATTTCAAACGTGGCGGCAAACGGCATAACGACTTCGGCGGCAACGATCAGTTGGACAACCGACGAAGCCAGCGACTCGCAGGTGGAATATGGTTTGACCACGAGTTACGGCGCTTCAACTTCGCTCAATTCAGCATTAGTGACTTCGCACGCAGCGACTTTGTCCGGCTTGCAGCCGAATACGACGTATCATTATCGCGTCAAATCGAAAGACGCCGCCGGCAATCTCGCAGTTTCAGGCAATTTTACTTTTACAACAGCGCCGCCAGCCCCGGCCTTTGAGGTGACGCTCGAAGCGGAAAACATGCCGGTCAAAACCGGCGGCGGGTCGCGTCCGCCGGGTTGGGCGCTGTGGAACAATGGCCATCTC
The candidate division KSB1 bacterium DNA segment above includes these coding regions:
- a CDS encoding fibronectin type III domain-containing protein codes for the protein MKGQARFLSSSFRAGAAISIFILGTTGAFAQKDDEAQPNLTTTPAALQSGVLLYKPFEIQLSTTTNYGNPYHDASLTGVFTSPSGQQMRLKGFWNGGRNWVVRFAPTEVGSWTYRTESSDGSLVTSGTFEAQANPAKRGFVRASPSRRYQFEYSDGTPFLLMGETNWDAMTGGVGFESRFKPFVNLRVSQNFNAFNTMVVQNRYDYQSNEGGPPYEMLNSNTRNYDRLNPGFFQWVDRRVAYADSMGMVSILFFTWAEELRQMPRDAYKRLALYIVSRYAAYNVFWVLAGDYSVYFDDPPLYREVGNAVAEADPYGHPISIHPGDGRSNLEFGNDGWLGYVMYQHRDAGEFLADSIRVARVYNKPVLNAEYGYHLPNHVHAHGLLHDAHYTRTGGWMIFNAGGYFVSGFQHTYYDPDEHYDDDLDTRWDLSEPQDLEAGRQHTVFYRFFHDHTSWWELDPHPDLARPGGPLDGQTELLAKPGSEYVAYNVRGGRMRLQLPANQYFSLAWFDPVAGTLQPGRVFQSTGEAVLLMPSSDSDAAALLRAAAPPSVTTDGGVTNLQSQQLNIRQARFSWQTPEPSDSRLDLQKPDGSRVQYLDNRETTQHEIIVDGLLPDINYTATVASQTADRREWKSSPVSLRTSVVVMDQWVEAESMPIKTVGHAEPPGWNLNADGHLAISLNFPQTGPYRFVVRSRSEHRDGWPNLALQVDNSTLANVSINSAVFKTFTVENNINAGTRQVKLAFTNHFEDRQLIVDWLHVQFIGATETQPPIISNVTATNFTSSSAHITWSTDEPADSQVEYGLTTSYGSSSLPDPALVTSHTVTLSGLQPNTTYHYRVKSKDAAGNLSTSGDFTFTTLPVDVTPPEITKVAANNISASTATINWNTNEAGDSQVEYGLTTSYGSSSSLDAALVTSHSVTLSNLQPNTTYHYRVKSKDAAGNLATSNDFTFTTGFTTTLFADDFNAATIDTNKWNKGTNAGNQSLVASSRLELRSQGSETGWVITRHAYAAKNTIVSVKVVQPNNDGDLGISPTFNLASKYGVYDQPNWYRFYVYRNSNSGPYRLFVQWKKSSVEDGLDVTGSLVINGAVYLRLRFDETNIHFEASLDGVNWTDTYTEAFGLPGYTLDSNFYYELAAYNTPAKGVLTVDDFAIMNTSSTQDTQPPQISGVATQNITNVNAQIIWQTNEASDSQVEYGLTASYGSSSPLDPALVNSHSVTLANLQPNTTYHYRVKSKDAAGNLSTSGDFTFTTLPADVTPPEITNVAANNISASTATINWNTNEASDSQVEYGLTTGYGSSSPLDATLVTSHSVTLSNLQPNTTYHYRVKSKDAAGNLATSNDFTFTTGFTTTLFADDFNAATIDTNKWNKGTNAGNQSLVASSRLELRSQGSETGWVITRHAYAAKNTIVSVKVVQPNNDGDLGISPTFNLASRYGLYDQPNWYRFYVYRNSSSGPYRLFVQWKKSSVEDGLDVTGSLVINGAVYLRLRFDETNIHFEASLDGVNWTDTYTEAFGLPGHTLDSNFYYELAAYNTSSKGVLAVDDFAINTSASTPDTQPPQISGVAAQNITTTGAQIVWQTNEASDSQVEYGLTASYGSSSPLDPALVNSHSVTLANLQPNTTYHYRVKSKDAAGNLSTSGDFTFTTLPADVTPPEITNVAANNISASTATINWNTNEASDSQVEYGLTTGYGSSSPLDATLVTSHSVTLSNLQPNTTYHYRVKSKDAAGNLATSNDFTFTTGFTTTLFADDFNAATIDTNKWNKGTNAGNQSLVASSRLELRSQGSETGWVITRHAYAAKNTIVSVKVVQPNNDGDLGISPTFNLASRYGLYDQPNWYRFYVYRNSSSGPYRLFVQWKKSSVEDGLDVTGSLVINGAVYLRLRFDETNIHFEASLDGVNWTDTYTEAFGLPGHTLDSNFYYELAAYNTSSKGVLAVDDFAINTSASTPDTQPPQISGVTAQNITTTGAQIFWQTDEASDSQVEYGLTAGYGSSSPLDAALVTSHTVTLSGLQPNTTYHYRVKSKDAAGNLAVSGNFTFATAPATVVNLNSPNGGEWWFAGTNQQITWSGSSSITNVKLEFSHNAGATWRTIATSAPNNGSYNWQAPDTVSNTCLIRVSDAANANVADVSDGTFFIAPSALVNFTPSPSNPVLDPGPPGSWDENIRERGWVMYENGVYYMWYGGWQGAYDLSVPQLLKLGYASSTDGINWTKHAGNPVHSQDWTEDVVVVKDGNTYYLYAENEYTGDGDGALIDLYTSTDRINWTRYGTVLRPSGSGWEAGDVGTPTVWKEGDTWYMLYEGLGAGFAGQVGLATSSDGKNWTRYANNPVLSHANASRDIAIDSIIKINGVYYAYGHYDSGGHDWVGGLFTSTNLTAWSAYPGNPIVYNSPVIVDAGVQYRLYGLTSSSVAPYHVALSPITNDLTPPLISNVAANGITTSAATISWTTDEASDSQVEYGLTTSYGASTSLNSALVTSHAATLSGLQPNTTYHYRVKSKDAAGNLAVSGNFTFTTAPPAPAFEVTLEAENMPVKTGGGSRPPGWALWNNGHLAQTVNFPSSDSYRFTLRAYGSFAAGEWSKAELRINQVARATISVNTSAYTEFTATFSVNAGSQEVAVAFINDLYSPPDDRNLYVDWLRIQSAGAAVAAAVSDDADGKAAPSSAAKEFIPRDETIPSQLALQAYPNPLRVSAFNTATIVLALPQRAEIELHVFDAAGRRAHEWPAGAYAAGHHELIWNGRNREGQGLSTGVYFLRLRHRPENTAAWSHIVRRVLIVK